The Streptococcus respiraculi sequence TAGTCTCAGCTATAGAAGAACAAGGTTATCTCAGATTACAATCAGTTGGAAATATGTGGCCGCATGTGTTACTGAATCATCGTGTCCGTATTTTTACCAAAGAAGGAAGAGACTACTTAGGCATTATTGGAAGCCCATCGGTGCATGCTTTATCTCTGGATAAACGAGGGCAGGTCCTATCCTTGGACCAGCTCTATGTAGACCTAGGAGTTGCGAGTAAGGAAGAAGTACTAGCATTAGGTATTCAGGTTGGAGATATGGTGTGCCCAGATACGAAAATGACCAGCCTTGCAAATCCTAATTTTTTAGTAGGAAAAGCCTTTGATAATCGAATTAGTGTGGCAGTCGGTATGAATCTAATAAAGAATTTATCTGATAGTGAACTGAAGAATCGTGTGACTCTTGCGGCGACCGTTCAAGAAGAGGTCGGTCTGAGAGGTGCTCGGACAGTAGCTGCTAAAATGACTCCTGATATTGCCTTTGCTGTAGATACGACCTTAGCAGGAGATACTCCGCTTGATCAAAATAATGTCAAGCTAGGGAAGGGAGTGACGATTAATGTCATTGATTCAATGACCGTCACGAATAGGGGCTTGCTGATTTATTTAGAGGAGCTGTGTCGTAAGGAGCAAATTCCTTATCAGTTGAGTTGTTTTACAGCAGGTGGAACAGATGCAGGAAATATCCATAAATCAGGCAGAGGCATCTTGACGACAACCCTTTCGATTCCCATGCGCTATATGCATACTCACGAGGGAATCATTCACAAGGAAGATGTGCTTGCCACTTATCGATTATTACAAGCAGTAGCGAAAGATTTGACACAGGAAACAATAGAG is a genomic window containing:
- a CDS encoding M42 family metallopeptidase, whose translation is MNQFDWTVVEQLSNLYGISGQEMRILSYLNRQLNQEFIGTDRLGSGLFQVGTKTETGVHMMIATHMDEVGFLVSAIEEQGYLRLQSVGNMWPHVLLNHRVRIFTKEGRDYLGIIGSPSVHALSLDKRGQVLSLDQLYVDLGVASKEEVLALGIQVGDMVCPDTKMTSLANPNFLVGKAFDNRISVAVGMNLIKNLSDSELKNRVTLAATVQEEVGLRGARTVAAKMTPDIAFAVDTTLAGDTPLDQNNVKLGKGVTINVIDSMTVTNRGLLIYLEELCRKEQIPYQLSCFTAGGTDAGNIHKSGRGILTTTLSIPMRYMHTHEGIIHKEDVLATYRLLQAVAKDLTQETIELILEQDYQYGIKNV